A stretch of DNA from Malus sylvestris chromosome 9, drMalSylv7.2, whole genome shotgun sequence:
AATGATCCATGggaaaaatacagaaaatgaTTTGCAGCAAACCTTAGCGTGTTCTAGCTCTTCCAAGAGCAAAACTCCAGCTCCTTCTCCAATGACAAATCCATCGCGATTCTTTTCAAATagcaaataaaatttcaagttAGGGATGAGGGATACGAAAATCCTAGTTTGAGGCTGAGAGAAGATGCATTACAATATCCCAAGGGCATGAAGCTTTGGTCGGTTCACTATTCCTTTGAGACAGCGCCTTGCACGCCAAAAACCCTCCCAAGCCTGCACTTTAATGATCCATGAAACTCGAGTAAGTTCACACGCTGCAGGGATTGTAAACTGAATTACGATATGGAGAATGACAAGTAGTACACCTATGGGGATAATAGCTGCTTCGGATCCACCACAAAGCATCAGGTCCTGCAAATTTCAGCAAGTTTTGGTAAGAGCATTCAGTTAAATGATCCAAAAGTGCACATTGTATATTATGTCTGTCTAAAAGCTGGTGAAAACTTACGGTTTCACCTCGCGAAATATGATATGCAGCATTCAGCATACAAAAGTTACTTGTTGCACAAGCTGTAGATATTGAGTAGTTAGGGCCCATCCAACCCTGCCATTCGACAACTTAGATATGGCTACAAGGTTTCAAAAACCTATCCGGAGATTCTAACACTTCCTCTAAACTTACCAAATCCATTGCTAGCATGGCAGAACCCATGTTAGTTGTCGAGAAAGGTATACAGAATGGATTCATCTTCTTGTACGAAATCCTCAATGCTTCTATTCCGTCATTAAAAACCTGACAGAGTTTATCATAAGTAGGTAACAAGTAGAAGATACATAACCTAGTTCTTGAACCCTTTGAAGTAACTAGATACTGCACACGAAAATAAATTTCGTGCTGTATTCCACATCGTGCCTCAAGGCTCGAGCGATAGTCAAAACTGAAATTTTCTAGTCTATCTGAATTTGTAGCTAATTTGTATATAAAGCTTAACTTACTTTCATGCCTCCGAGTGCAGAGCCAATTATGACTCCACATCTACTTTTATCTAAATTTCTGTTAACTTCTTCTGTGACCCCGCTATCTGCCAATGCCTTTTTCCCGGCAGTGATCAAGTAAAGCATAAATTTGTCTGCCCTCTTAGCGATCTTCGGTGAGACCCATCCATCTGTTAAGAAACTCTTTATTTCTCCAGCAATTCTCTGTTGTAAAAGGAAAACTAGAGTCAACAAATGTAGATACAATGCAACAGAATGAAACTGAGGCAAAGAAAACCTACTGTCGGAAATTGCGCGCAGTCAAAAGTCTCTATCTTACTTATGCCACTGATACCTTCAAGAAGACTGTTGTAGAAGACATCTGGATCATGCCCGAGAGGGGTTACCACACCCAATCCCGTAACAACAACCCGCCTTTGTTTCGTTAgaagttttttatttgttgtgaCTTCCTCTGCATTTTGCACTGGCATAGCGATAGCTTTGCCTAACAACATGTTCAAATTGGCAGATCAAAACCAACAAGAGTTATCAGGCCTTTTAGGTACTTAGAGAAGCAACAAGGATTAAGTTGAACTACAAGGAAATCCATGACAATCAAACAAAATAGTCACTTTCTGAAACGAATGTATAATTTACCAGAGTGAACAACCCCATTCATGTGCATTCGCCTTCCAGTCCTCGACATGGTTTTTGATCCAAAGAAGGCCAAAGAGTCATACATTACTTTGAAATTGTAATATTTGTCACACGGCTCAAAATCTAGGCAAGAGCTCAAATTGCTAGCAGAATCAACACCGACGCCATAGCTGCATTTCAAAATGAGTTTCTTTCTCCGAGCCTGCTGAAACTTTCTCTTAGGAGACTGAAACATAGAGGACCTCATAGGGTGGTCTTTTTCATGTGCAGAAGATAAGCAAGCAGAAGGTATCCGCGCAGAAGGCGAAGCCATTGAAGACAATGAGAAAATTCACAGAGACAAAACCAACAAGTTCCCCGGATGGAAAATCTAAAAAAGGGTCGCAatatataagaaaaataaaattgagaagCCAAATCAAGCATGCGTAGAGAACCAAAAACCCTCTATAAACCCTATATTATAATCCTGGAACTGAGAAGACCATTTAAATAAGGGAAGTTAGATGTTTGAACTGTCTAGCCAAAATGTTTTAACTTCCCTCCTCACACAAATTCTCTCTTCCTAAAAATTAGCAACTTTGGTGCCCTCATGAAGAAAAGGCAGGCATATGCAGTGCCCCAAACAAGGAGACTAGTGATAACACTTCTTAAAACGGGTACGTGAATGGCTTGAGATACTGCCGCAGTAATATCTCAGTTGCAGGTAAGTTTCTTTCCCACACAAAAAATTTCCGGCATAACACTCGACAAAGAATTTCAAACAACTCCACCTCTATCCCCATACCCTAGAAACTAAAATTGATTGGGAAGACTTACTAGTTGGTTTGGCTTCTGCTTAACAAAAACGCAGTGCTACTGCTACATCAGCATCTGCAAAATTAAGCCTGCCAAAAGCAGCACGCTGGCTGTTTCGCAATTTACTGCAGTGAAGCAACGGATAGAATGTCAAGGATTGCATATTTTATAGTTCttgaccccccccccccccaagtaTTTATTTATTGACTTAAAAAGGATGCCTAAAAGATATTCTACGGCATTCTGAATATTCCTGCAGGCACATCATTTTCTAGAGTTTATAAACCGGCATTCCGTCAATATATCGTAAACTTGTAGCACACTCTAACCCGCCCCCTCCTCCCCCCTCCCCTGTGTGTTGACAAAAGCACTACTCGTGACGTGCCCATGTTTTATCAAAGAGAATATTTGTGTCGAAAAACAAAGACGTCATATTTGTCGTCATGAGCACAAGTAtcaacaccaaaaaaaaaaaatatcgagCTAAACCTACTCCTAACAAGTTGCTGCCTTTTCATCCCCTGTAACATAGGAGGCTTGGGGATCAAGTCAGATGAAGTCAGATGAAGTACAAAACCTAGCTAGAGCTTGGAAATATTCTTATTTAGGGATTCAGCTTGCCGGTTTCGGAATTAAGACAAGGAATGACGAATATGAGAAAAATGGCCTCTGTTTCGTAAAATTTGTGAAAAATGTCAATTGATCCGTAGGCGGGGACGAACGCCACGACGATCGAGATCATTGCTCTGCTTCGACGGAGCTTTTAACGCGACCCCAAGCCAGGCAGGGTTACCcaaatttaagcatatcaataagctgaggaaaaaaaacttataaggattcccctagtaacaGCAAGCGAACCGAAAATAGCCCAACTTGAGAATCAGACGTGTCACATTTATACCGTGATTAATGCAACCCCGAATATGACCGGACGACTTTTACAATTAATTTGAGTTTAGCTTTCGAAACATATCTGTAAGGTTGATCAAACATGTCACATAATTAGGTGCCTGATCAAAAAATTTATCGTGGGCTTGGGCCCCTTCCTCAATATCTAGTAAAAGAAAAGGCTTGTGAGTctgtaaatttcaaaatttaaattgtttttaccGTTAGATGATTCCAACGGTCGTATAAAACATCCCTCTTTGAGGTGTGTGCAGCGTGGTCTCAGAATTGAGAATTCCCCTTTTTATAATCGTCAATTTCCCACCTTTCCGCCCAAACCTTTAGCTCAAAAGAACCCTTTCTGGTGTTTCAGCAATAAACCAAGATAACCCATCAATGGCTGCCCCTGAGCAATCCAAAAATCGTCGATACGAAGAAAAAGATGAAGACTTGTGGGAAATCGGAGAGTCCGAGTCCGACCCAGAATACGATTCGGATGAGTCAATGAAGGACCCGACTTACAGCATTCTCGAAGAAACCCACGCCAAATTCTCAAATCTCTCGATCAAGGGTAAATCAAAGGCTCGGTTAGTGTCTGGTTTACCTGAAAGAAATCTATGTTAATGGGTTCTTCCATTTgtctttaaattttgaattagtCTATGATTAATGTGTGATTAAGGGTTGGAATTGAAATGGGTATTGTTCGATTTGCAGAATTGTTAAGGATAATGATGTCGGTAGTGAAGCAGAAGTTGATGGACAGGAGGTGGTTGTGCCTGAGCTGGACGAGAAGGATagacaaagctttgaaaatgtTCAAAAGATTATTGAAGGTTAGCCCAGAAATTTAAGTACCAATGTGGTTCTGTGAATTGTGGGCTAATTTAGGTCAATAAGATGTCAATTTGGCCCAATCGATTGCGAAAATGCACAAATGTGGTCGTTGTCAGTTTTGATAAGTTTGGTTTCTGTTCTTCTCAAAATAAGTTTGGTTTCTGTGTGATTGTTTGGTGGCAGCTAGACAGATTGAGAAACTGAAAGTGGAGCAATGTAAGCTGTACCTTAGGAAGAACGGGTTGAGACTCACCGGAAATAAAGACACGCTTATTCTGCGCATTAAGGAGCATTTAGAGTAATTTCAGCCACTTTGGTAGCTTTTGGAGATCTGAGTTTTTTTTCTCCCCATTTCTGAAGTTTGCTTGTGTTTTTGCAGGATTTTGAATGGTGGGGGTGAGAAGAAGTACCCGGCATCtacctttgttttgaattgtaAAGGTATATAATTGATAAGTTTATGGCATATTGTTATTACCATCATTATTATCTTTGGTCCAAAGGCCATGTGTCAAAACAAGGATTGTTCCCTGCTGCCCGAAAATCCTAAGGTCATCTTTTCAATGATATCATTCATTCTGTATGTTGAATTTGCTTTCACTGAGAGGGGTGTACTGAACATTTTTCATTCCTCTATGTTTAACAACTGAAGAGTAATGTGACCATGTCCAGGGGATGCATGCACTGGTGATGTCGTCATGTTTGAACAACATGTTTATGAAATGTAAGCCGTTGTTTGTATTTGTGttcttttgtttccttttacaATTGGAGATAAACTGGAACAGCATTTGCTCTTTGTTTAAAAATGGGAACTGTTGGAATATGATCGAAGTATTTTCTAGTTGATTTGAAGCGGCCTGAACTATTATCTTTCTCATTAAGACAGGGAATTAGGATGAAGTGAATGTTCATTATCTGTGCTGCTATTCTCTATTCCACTAGCCGCACAAATTGTTACCGTGTGCATTGGTATTCTATTCTTAATCTTTTCTTATTTTGCAGGTTTGACATAGCATCGCGGAGTGGAAAAGGCCCTCCATGTGGAACAAGGATTGTTGCAGGTAGGATTGTGAAAGAAAGCTATGGAGCTGCTAAACAGCAGCACACCTTTACAGTGAGTCAAAGTATCTTATGATTTTTGTTAACGAGGTGCATATGTATTTTTAGATTGAAATAGAGCTTGCATGAAATTAGAGTGGATGGAAAGTAATAAGCACCAGATTTTTAGCTGACTCCAGATTCGTAGCTAGACACCTAGAACTCAATAAGCAAGttcttattttcatatgctaaaAGTGCTGTTTTTGTAAATGCTGAGCAGATTGAAGTACTCTGGAGCAAAGGGGAGAAACCACTTCCTCCACTCCATCCCCTCCTAATTAAGGGCCGGAACCTGTACCGGTTGAAAACTTTGAGACAGGTCTGCTCTAAGCAACTTCTGTTCCTTTGTCATCGTTGTCATTGGTAACCATTTTTAAGATAATTAAATCTTGCTGTCAACTGTAGAAATGGGAAGATGAAGGGGAGAGGCAGAAAGTCTTGATGGAAAAGCACTCTAGGGGATCTCTTGCTAGGTCTGACAGGGAAGCACGGGTCCAAGAGAAGGAAATGAGGAAAGTGCTCAAGACAAATCGGTATTAGATCTGATTGCACTAGAAACTAGTTTTTATGTCTGTATTTACTAATTTGTCCCACTTCACTCATCCGTGTTGTCGTTTCTGCACTTCAGGGTTTCAAGAAAGGGAGGACCGAAAAAGAACGAGTCTCAGTTGAACTCAACCTCGGTGCTGAAATCATCTCATCAACCTCAACAATCTGTTTCATTTGTTAACTCAGCAAACCTACATCAACCAGTTGGTATATCAGTTGGTTCAGGAAACATGAAAGCGGGAGCTCAGCAGTTGGGATTGTTTTCTCATTCATCAAAACCAGCAACTCAACCTCACCAATCAGAATCTACTGCCTATTCACAAAAACCAGCCCCAGGACCTCCAGCTATAAGCTCGGGCTTTTTTGTTGATTCCAGAAAAGTGACATTTCAGCCTCAACTGAGAAGGAACACTACAATGCAAGATAGGTATTTCAACCAAGCTTCTCAGAACTTGGATACGAGTACAAATCCAAACAACATACAAAGAGTGTATAATAGAACCGGAGAGGCTCTGGTTAACATCTATGACAACAAATCCAATGCTCATACTGTCCAAGGAATTTCATTCCAGGGTCATCAAAGACAGCCGTTGGCAAGTGTAAACCACTTCCTTCCCACGAGTCCGCGAGGGCAAAAGCTGATGTGCCGACATTATGCTCAGGGTCGATGTTACTATGGAGAAAGACGCAAGTTTTctcatgaaaatgaagtgaggGAAGAGAGGTGGTCCCAGCAGCAAAGTTACTACGGAGAGAGATGCAAGTTTTctcatgaaaatgaagtgaggGAAGAGAGGTGGTCCCAGCTGCAAAGTTACTACGGAGAGAGATGCAAGTTTTctcatgaaaatgaagtgaggGAAGAGAGGTGGTCTCAGCAGCAAAGTTACTACGGAGAGAGATGCAAGTTTTctcatgaaaatgaagtgaggGAAGAGAGGTGGTCTCCGCAGCAAAGTTACTACGGAGAGAGATGCAAGTTTTctcatgaaaatgaagtgaggGAAGAGAGGTGGTCTCCGCAGCAAAGTTACTACGGAGAGAGATGCAAGTTTTctcatgaaaatgaagtgaggGAAGAGAGGTGGCCTCCGCAGCAAAGGAATTTTGAGTTATCATGGAGACAGCGGCAAATTTTccatgaaaatgaagtgaggGAAGAGAGGTGGTCTCCGCAGCAAAGTTACTACGGAAAGAGATGCAAGTTTTctcatgaaaatgaagtgaggGAAGAGAGGTGGCCTCCGCAGCAAAGGAATTTTGAGTTATCATGGAGACAGCGGCAAATTTTCCAATGAAATGAGAGAGAATTACAGGTGCCTCACGTGCAAAGGTGGTTTTAGAGGAAGCAATAGCGGTTCTGGAGGAACATAGTGATTGAATGAACATGAGAAATCTAGCTCAACTAGTTCAATTTTGTTGATATTATTTTGTTTCTCTGTGACTGGTGAACAACGTTTTGGTGAAGCTCAGTAGCTTCCGAGATATGTGGTTCCCGCTATTTTGCTGCAATTGAAACAGCTCTTTTCGTTGTTCCTTGTTATACTAACCGTGAAGTCTCCTGTTGAAGCTTTTAGTTGTGCACCATCTTTTAGATACAAGTATCAAATACCATATGCTTTGATTTTTTCATAAGCATCAAAATATCTCAAGGGATTCTTTTGCCTACTGCAACTGCATCTGATCACAGTTCCCACTCGAAGTTTGCTTGCTGGAGCTGCTGCACCTAGTAACAACTCAAACCACTCTATTGCTCAAGACGGTTAACGGTCTGTCAAGTAGGAATCACTTCCGCTCGCAAGGGCTTTTGGTGGAAGTGCTTTTGCTAGaagcacaaaaaaattaaatatcacAGTTCTGTTGCAAAATCATGTCCCATTTCTTATTTGAAACATTGTTGAAAGCGCTTCATTAttcaaaaaatggaaaaatagaAAGTAAACCCTAAAGCCAACATGTCTGGGCCCCACATATATAATTTTACCtaataattttcttaaaaaGGGACAAAATGATCAGATATTCGCTCAGTCCCAAAAACAGAACTAGTCGATCAAGCACGGTTCTCCGTTTCTCTCATCCAAAATTCAGCAAAGAATTTAACCAGCAACAAATCAGGGTTTTGCAAATTTCAACTCACAGGTTAGTCTGTGTTGGTTTGAGTGGATGGATCATCATGCTTTCTTTGTCTAATGGATTTCAAGCAGCTCTCTTAATTGTTTTAGTGCTAATTCTGAAGTTTCATGCTGTTCTGCATATATTTTTGAGGCAGGAAAATCTAAAATTCAGGAGTTTCTGAATATTTGACATTTTAGGATTGTTTTAGCGTAATATGTTTCATCAAACAATGAGATTCCAAGTGAATATACGTTTTTGTAGTTGTCAGTGATTATATGGTGGATTGCTCGAAATCTAGGAGttgtaaatgtttatgtttcCAGGATAAATGGCATCCGAACCCGTCAATGTGAATGAGTACCAAGAATTGGCTAGGCAAGCCCTTCCGAAAATGTACTATGATTTTCACACTGGGGGAGCTGAGGACCAGCACACGCTAAAAGAGAACGTTGAAGCATTTCGCAGAATCACGTAAATGTTTAGTTCTACTGCTGCTAAATGCTCGAAAATATGGTATAATTACATGAGTGATACCTGTGTCTTTGTTCCAGGTTGCGGCCTAGAATTCTCGTTGATGTTAGCAGAATAGATATGTCAACTACCGTATTGGGTTACAAAATTTCAGCGCCTATAATGCTTGCTCCTACTTCTATGCATCAGTTAGCTCACCCCGAAGGTCTAAAATCTAAACTGCCTTCCAAAGAGTTCTCCGTTGAGATTGGTTTAGGATACTAATTTCTACCAGCTCTTTTATATCGAATACAGGAGAGGTTGCCACTGCTAGAGCAGCAGCTGCATGTAACACCATAATGGTATTCTATGAGTTACGACATGCATTGAGCGAATATGCGTTGTTTGGTATATAAATTGTAGTATTTTTCGTTGTAGATTTTGTCCAGTATATCTAGCTGCACTGTGGAGGAGGTTGCTTCCAGCTGCAATTCTGTTCGGTTCTTTCAACTATATGTATTTTTTCACTCTTCAgctcaattttgttttacagtaatatttctttttatttccttcatttttaaGTCTCTATCCTGCCTATCAGATCTCAAGCTGTCAAACGGTACCCTTTGTTTGAACAGGTTTTCAAGAGGCGAGATATATCAGCTCAGATAGTTCGCAGAGCTGAAGAAAATGGATACAAGGCTATTGTCCTAACGGTTGATGCTCCCAGACCTGGTCGAAGAGAGGCAGACATAAAGAATAAGTTTGTCAACCcccatttttttctttgattgttATTTCTCCATGCTTTGTAATTTGTTGCTTTTAAAGTATGATTGGAAAGGGAACTTTTCTGTATAATATATCATGTCGAATGTTGTTCTGTTAAATCTTATGTGGTACATCGAATTATATCTTGTGCATCTCGATTGAAACATGATTGTGACAACTGCTGCAGAATGGTAGCACCTCAATTGAGGAATTTCGAAGGCCTTATATCAACCAAAGTAGACACTGTGAGTGAAATAGTTAAATCCTGAACACCTTAGTCCAAATGTGCAATGTTTCTCAGCTGTATCATCCAAGTGAAAGGTTCGTTTTCTCCACACGCATGACACTTTTTCTGCAGGATAAGGGGTCGAACTTGGAAGCTTTTGCCAAAGGGGCCTATGATGCTTCTCTGTGCTGGGAGGTATAAATCAGTAGACTCGTCTGATTGCGTTTTCATATGCTTGTAGACAATCTGTTAGAGAACTTATTATGTGCCGATGTGCTAGGTGGTTTCCTTCTTCTTGAATGCTTAGTTATTGCGTTGTTGGCGTGTGCAGGACATAGGATGGCTGAAATCTATCACAAACTTGCCAATTCTAATCAAGGGGGTACTCACTCATGAAGATGGTAACTGATGATCAAGGCTCCATATTTTGATATCTTACCTTCTGTACATATAAAACTCAAACCGAAAGATCTAGAAGATGTTTTCTAATTCTTCACGAATCCAAAACAGGGCGTGCTTTTTGTTACTCAAACAACCCCATGTTTGAGATACATTGGTTCGATTGTTTAAGTTGACGTACCCCCAATTATCCCTTCTGAATGCCTGTTGTTTTACCATATTTCAGCAAGAAAGGCTGTGGAAGTAGGTGTTGCTGGCATTGTTGTCTCGAACCATGGAGCCCGCCAACTCGATTATACTCCCTCCACTATTTCTATCCTggaagaggtgcaactctatctCTACTTCATCATTTTTTTCTGGCGTAACTTGTTAAGACACGAAAATGGTGTAACTTCCACATTAGAAAcgtgcaaattttttttttgctgttacAAGCTGACTCGAAAACTTCGTAAGAATGTTCAATCACCATATTCTATCCATAATGTATTCAGGTGGTTCATGCTGTTGGAGGAAAAGTTCCTATTCTTTTCGATGGAGGAGTACGCCGAGGAACAGACGTGTTCAAGGCGTTAGCTCTTGGTGCACAAGCTGTCCTTGTAAGAATCATATCCACCACATTGCTTATCAATCTCCTCATATGTTTCCTTAAACTGCTTCTACTATTGTGGCTTTTCTCATTGATCAATGCACATCTTACTGAAGGTGGGAAGGCCTGTTGTCTACGGCCTTGCAGCAGACGGAGAACGGGGAGTGAGGCGGGTGATTGAAATGCTGAAGAACGAGTTTGAGCTCACAATGGCCCTTTCTGGCTGTCCTAGCATCAGGGATATCACCAGGAGCCATGTGAAAACAGAAAGTGATAAACTCCATTCAATGCTCTAATTTAATGTACCGAAAGTGATTTCCGCACACCTATTTTCTTTTCCTCAACGCCCCTATGTATTTCCCTCCTctggattgaataaatcaaaagtGTGCCGAAggagaaaataatattatgcAGAGACGTGGATGGAGTGAAATCATCAGTAAACTGCAGATTCTAAAACTAGCTGTCGTAATTTAACTTTCTTAAAGACAAGACTCGTATGAAAAAACTCCACTTCTATTCGATTTTCTTTAGCTTTGGTCTCatttgtttatattatttttctcctTCTCATTCGTTTATATGATTGATTGCTTTACGTATAAGTTAACTTAAATCGTTTGGTTTCTAGTCTCATATTGGTTAATCGCTTCGATGTTAGATTTTATCAAACCGTGGCAACGTACCAAATCTCTGAGGAGCAGTTTATACCTAAATAATCAATCATAACAATAAATGGTATCAAGttagaagaaaaattgaaaagtaaatttttttcaatttaaaccATGATGTCAATGCATAGAGAATTTTAGGTCAATTTACCATCCAAGTTGCTttcaccatttaattgcatttcAAGAGTCATTATCTTTAGATGtagccaaaaaagaaaaaacaaatcttCTTTACACATGACGGTGTGACGTCATTTTACATACAAACGTTATAATTCGAACTGTTTATTCATTTATAGATGATCTTTACATGATGGCAAAAAGAATGACTGATTCCGTATATAACGTTTGTACAATGAAACGAGGTTACGTTGTCGTGTAAAAAAAATGTATCTTCACACGCAGACTGTTATCCTTAAAATATCAAGAGTGGCCACTAGCGAAAAGAAAAGTTCACTTTTGAACAAAAATTGGCCAAACACGCATTTCATGATTCTATGCTCTTCCACTTTCTCAGGCCCCATTCAGCAACTAAGTTTCCAACTCTCAAATAAGTTTCATCAGTTCATACTGCACTGCGATTACTATACAGGGGGAGCTGAGGACGAGCACATGCTACAGGAGAACGTTGAAGCATTTTGCAGAATCATGTAAACTGCCTGCTGATGTTTACTGTAAAGTAGTGCAGAATAATATTACGCGACCGACTGATTCGTGTGTTTTGTTCCGGGTCGCGGCCTAGATTTTTTGTCGAAGTTAGCTGAATATACATGTCAAATATTGTGTTGGGGTACAAAATCTCGGCGCCGATAATGATTGCTCATACTACAAGGCAGCAGCCAGCTCACCCCGAAGATCTAAAATCTATATACCGCCTTTCAAGAGTTCTCTGTTGAGATTGGGTTAGGACACTAAT
This window harbors:
- the LOC126634100 gene encoding zinc finger CCCH domain-containing protein 62-like isoform X6, with amino-acid sequence MAAPEQSKNRRYEEKDEDLWEIGESESDPEYDSDESMKDPTYSILEETHAKFSNLSIKGKSKARIVKDNDVGSEAEVDGQEVVVPELDEKDRQSFENVQKIIEARQIEKLKVEQCKLYLRKNGLRLTGNKDTLILRIKEHLEILNGGGEKKYPASTFVLNCKGDACTGDVVMFEQHVYEMFDIASRSGKGPPCGTRIVAGRIVKESYGAAKQQHTFTIEVLWSKGEKPLPPLHPLLIKGRNLYRLKTLRQKWEDEGERQKVLMEKHSRGSLARSDREARVQEKEMRKVLKTNRVSRKGGPKKNESQLNSTSVLKSSHQPQQSVSFVNSANLHQPVGISVGSGNMKAGAQQLGLFSHSSKPATQPHQSESTAYSQKPAPGPPAISSGFFVDSRKVTFQPQLRRNTTMQDRYFNQASQNLDTSTNPNNIQRVYNRTGEALVNIYDNKSNAHTVQGISFQGHQRQPLASVNHFLPTSPRGQKLMCRHYAQGRCYYGERRKFSHENEVREERWSQQQSYYGERCKFSHENEVREERWSQLQSYYGERCKFSHENEVREERWSPQQSYYGERCKFSHENEVREERWPPQQRNFELSWRQRQIFHENEVREERWSPQQSYYGKRCKFSHENEVREERWPPQQRNFELSWRQRQIFQ
- the LOC126634100 gene encoding zinc finger CCCH domain-containing protein 62-like isoform X11, with the translated sequence MAAPEQSKNRRYEEKDEDLWEIGESESDPEYDSDESMKDPTYSILEETHAKFSNLSIKGKSKARIVKDNDVGSEAEVDGQEVVVPELDEKDRQSFENVQKIIEARQIEKLKVEQCKLYLRKNGLRLTGNKDTLILRIKEHLEILNGGGEKKYPASTFVLNCKGDACTGDVVMFEQHVYEMFDIASRSGKGPPCGTRIVAGRIVKESYGAAKQQHTFTIEVLWSKGEKPLPPLHPLLIKGRNLYRLKTLRQKWEDEGERQKVLMEKHSRGSLARSDREARVQEKEMRKVLKTNRVSRKGGPKKNESQLNSTSVLKSSHQPQQSVSFVNSANLHQPVGISVGSGNMKAGAQQLGLFSHSSKPATQPHQSESTAYSQKPAPGPPAISSGFFVDSRKVTFQPQLRRNTTMQDRYFNQASQNLDTSTNPNNIQRVYNRTGEALVNIYDNKSNAHTVQGISFQGHQRQPLASVNHFLPTSPRGQKLMCRHYAQGRCYYGERRKFSHENEVREERWSQQQSYYGERCKFSHENEVREERWSQLQSYYGERCKFSHENEVREERWSPQQSYYGKRCKFSHENEVREERWPPQQRNFELSWRQRQIFQ
- the LOC126634100 gene encoding zinc finger CCCH domain-containing protein 62-like isoform X12, translated to MAAPEQSKNRRYEEKDEDLWEIGESESDPEYDSDESMKDPTYSILEETHAKFSNLSIKGKSKARIVKDNDVGSEAEVDGQEVVVPELDEKDRQSFENVQKIIEARQIEKLKVEQCKLYLRKNGLRLTGNKDTLILRIKEHLEILNGGGEKKYPASTFVLNCKGDACTGDVVMFEQHVYEMFDIASRSGKGPPCGTRIVAGRIVKESYGAAKQQHTFTIEVLWSKGEKPLPPLHPLLIKGRNLYRLKTLRQKWEDEGERQKVLMEKHSRGSLARSDREARVQEKEMRKVLKTNRVSRKGGPKKNESQLNSTSVLKSSHQPQQSVSFVNSANLHQPVGISVGSGNMKAGAQQLGLFSHSSKPATQPHQSESTAYSQKPAPGPPAISSGFFVDSRKVTFQPQLRRNTTMQDRYFNQASQNLDTSTNPNNIQRVYNRTGEALVNIYDNKSNAHTVQGISFQGHQRQPLASVNHFLPTSPRGQKLMCRHYAQGRCYYGERRKFSHENEVREERWSQQQSYYGERCKFSHENEVREERWSQLQSYYGERCKFSHENEVREERWPPQQRNFELSWRQRQIFQ
- the LOC126634100 gene encoding zinc finger CCCH domain-containing protein 62-like isoform X9, encoding MAAPEQSKNRRYEEKDEDLWEIGESESDPEYDSDESMKDPTYSILEETHAKFSNLSIKGKSKARIVKDNDVGSEAEVDGQEVVVPELDEKDRQSFENVQKIIEARQIEKLKVEQCKLYLRKNGLRLTGNKDTLILRIKEHLEILNGGGEKKYPASTFVLNCKGDACTGDVVMFEQHVYEMFDIASRSGKGPPCGTRIVAGRIVKESYGAAKQQHTFTIEVLWSKGEKPLPPLHPLLIKGRNLYRLKTLRQKWEDEGERQKVLMEKHSRGSLARSDREARVQEKEMRKVLKTNRVSRKGGPKKNESQLNSTSVLKSSHQPQQSVSFVNSANLHQPVGISVGSGNMKAGAQQLGLFSHSSKPATQPHQSESTAYSQKPAPGPPAISSGFFVDSRKVTFQPQLRRNTTMQDRYFNQASQNLDTSTNPNNIQRVYNRTGEALVNIYDNKSNAHTVQGISFQGHQRQPLASVNHFLPTSPRGQKLMCRHYAQGRCYYGERRKFSHENEVREERWSQQQSYYGERCKFSHENEVREERWSQLQSYYGERCKFSHENEVREERWSQQQSYYGERCKFSHENEVREERWSPQQSYYGERCKFSHENEVREERWPPQQRNFELSWRQRQIFQ
- the LOC126634100 gene encoding zinc finger CCCH domain-containing protein 62-like isoform X5, with translation MAAPEQSKNRRYEEKDEDLWEIGESESDPEYDSDESMKDPTYSILEETHAKFSNLSIKGKSKARIVKDNDVGSEAEVDGQEVVVPELDEKDRQSFENVQKIIEARQIEKLKVEQCKLYLRKNGLRLTGNKDTLILRIKEHLEILNGGGEKKYPASTFVLNCKGDACTGDVVMFEQHVYEMFDIASRSGKGPPCGTRIVAGRIVKESYGAAKQQHTFTIEVLWSKGEKPLPPLHPLLIKGRNLYRLKTLRQKWEDEGERQKVLMEKHSRGSLARSDREARVQEKEMRKVLKTNRVSRKGGPKKNESQLNSTSVLKSSHQPQQSVSFVNSANLHQPVGISVGSGNMKAGAQQLGLFSHSSKPATQPHQSESTAYSQKPAPGPPAISSGFFVDSRKVTFQPQLRRNTTMQDRYFNQASQNLDTSTNPNNIQRVYNRTGEALVNIYDNKSNAHTVQGISFQGHQRQPLASVNHFLPTSPRGQKLMCRHYAQGRCYYGERRKFSHENEVREERWSQQQSYYGERCKFSHENEVREERWSQLQSYYGERCKFSHENEVREERWSQQQSYYGERCKFSHENEVREERWPPQQRNFELSWRQRQIFHENEVREERWSPQQSYYGKRCKFSHENEVREERWPPQQRNFELSWRQRQIFQ